The DNA region GGCGATAAACACGTTGATCAGCTCGGAAATTTCCTTCTCCGTGCGCGTGCGCATCATCCCGTAGGTCGGCAGCGAGTCGAAGCCGTACTGCAGCACCTTTTTGTTCTGCGAGCCCTTAAGAACGGAGGAGACCAGCGACACGCCAAACCGCTCCCGCATCCGGTGGATGCAGGAGAAGACGATCTGCGCGTCGCGGGTCATGTCGACCAGCTCGCGTTCGTCCCGGCAGGAGCTGCAGATGCCGCACGGCGTATGGTCGTGCTCCTCGCCGAAATAATCGAGCATCGCCCAGCGCAGGCACTTGGTCTGATAGCAGTACTCCACCATCTGCTGCAGCTTGCGGTATTCGTTGCGCTTGCGGCTGTCGTCCTGCGGATTTTGCTCGATCAGAAATTTTTGCGTCATAATGTCCTGCGGGCTGAACAGCAAAATGCATTCGCTCGGCTCGCCGTCGCGGCCGGCCCGGCCGGCTTCCTGGACATACGCTTCCATATTTTTCGGCATATTGTAGTGGATGACGTACCGTACGTTCGACTTGTCGATCCCCATGCCAAACGCGTTGGTGGCGACCATGACGCGAATATCGTCATACAAGAACGCCTCCTGGCTTTCCTCCCGCTCCTTGTCGGACAAGCCGGCGTGGTAGCGGCCCGCCGGAATGCCGGAGCGGCGCAGCCGGTCGTACAGATCGTCGACCTCCTTGCGGGTCGCCGCATACACGATGCCGGGCTGGTGCGCGTGCGAGTTCGCATAGTTCATCACGAATTCGCGTTTATTTTCGCCGCGCAGCACCGACATCGCCAGATTGTCCCGGCCGAGGCCGGTAACGAACACGGCCGGTTCGGCAAGCCGCAGCAGCGACACCATGTCGTCCATAACCTCCGGCGTCGCCGTGGCCGTAAAGGCCGCGATGATCGGGCGCTGCGGCAGCCCTTGCACAAACGGCGACACCGCCAGGTAACTCGTCCGGAAGTCGTGCCCCCACTGCGAAACGCAGTGCGCTTCGTCCACGGCTACGCAGGAGATGGTCAGCCCGCTCATCTCCTCGCGGAACCAGTCCAGCTCCAGCCGCTCCGGCGCCACGTACAGCAGCTTCAGCTCGCCGCGCCGGGCGGTGCGGATGCGCTCGTTCACCTCTTTGCCGGTGAGCGTGCTGTTGATGTAAGCGGCGGAGATCCCCATCGCGGTCAGCGCGTCCACCTGATCCTTCATCAAAGAAATGAGCGGCGACACGACCAGCGTAAGCCCCGGCAGCAAAAGCGCCGGAACCTGGTAGCAGATCGATTTGCCGCCGCCGGTGGGCATGATGCCGAGCGTGTCCGCGCCCGACAGCACGCTTTCCACGATTTTTCGCTGACCTTCGCGGAAATCGGGGTAGCCGTAATATTTTTGCAGCAATTGCCGCGCTTGTTCCATGTTTGCTGTTTGTGAAATCATTTGCTCCTCACTCTTTTCTCCCTAAATCCATATACTTAAAGTTTACCGGGCTTGGCCGCACCTTGGCAACCATGATCCATCGATCCGCGAATTCATCGCTCCGCGATTCGTCGATCCACGACCCATTAAGCGGGCCGCCTCACGCCCTTTCGCCGCCTAAATAAACCGCCTCTACATAAACATTTCCAAAATAACCAACACTCTAATTAGTTAGCGTGCTTCTACACAAGTTGAACTATTGATTGTATGGATCAGGGCAGCCGTGTGAAATGTTTTTGCGGTCGCTGTTGTTCGCGGATTTCTGATGATTTTTTTAGATTCCAACAAGGATGAAATCCGCTCACAAAGGCGACCACTGGTGTGCCTAACTTCCGCATTTGTTTAGTTCAACTATGTATAACCCGTTTAGGCGGGCGAATAGCCGCACCCGAACGATCAAACACTGCAGCGGAGGGCTTAAGTGATGTTGGATTGGAAACGCAAATACGAAACTTTTGTGGAAAAGCAGCGCCAAGCCGGCTCCTCGTCTTCTTCCTCCAAAGATACCGGTGGACAGGACGGTAAGCGGGGAAACGCCAAGCAACTGGACATCAGCCTGGAACGCAATTTGCGGGAGGTGCAGGTGCGGCTCGGCGACAATACCGATCTTACCGTTCGGAAGCTGCATTACGGCAAGCGGGAAGCGGCATTGTTGTATTACTCCTCCCTAACCGACCAAAAGCAAATCCAGGAAGGGATCGTCAGAGCGCTGATGTCGGCGGAGGGCGGACGGGAGGCAGGTTCGGGGGACGATGTGCTGGCCGCCATTTGCGAAGAAACGGTCTACATTAATGTAGGAGCGCGCAGCGCGGATTGGAGCGCACTGCTGGAATGGATGACCAAAGGGCATGCCCTGCTGCTTCTGGACGGATACGCCGAGGCGCAAACCTTTGACACGCGCAAAATCGAAAAACGCGGGATCGAACAGCCGCAAACCGAGCAGGTCATCCGCGGCGCCCGGGAAGGATTTATCGAAGCTTTGGAAACGAACCTGTCCCTGATCCGTTACCGGCTGCAGAGCGCCAGTCTGAAAATCGAAACCGGGGATATCGGGGCGCGGACCAAATCGAAAGTGGCGGTGTGCTATATGGACGGCATTGCGAATCCGGATCTGATCGGCGAAGTGATGCGGCGGTTGGCGAAAATCAATATCGACGGAATCATCGATACCGGTTACATCGAACAGTTTATCGAAGATCAGCCGCTTTCCCCTTTCCCGCAAATCCAAAACACGGAACGGCCCGATAAAACCGTCGCCGCCTTGCTGGAAGGGAGGGTCGCGATTTTGGTCGACGGCTCCTCCTTTGCGCTGATCGTACCGGCGCTGTTCGATCAGTTTTTTCAAACGATCGACGATTATTCCGAACGGTTCCTGATCGCCAGCCTGCTCCGGTTCGTGCGGCTCGCGGCCTTGATGTTTTCGATTTTCTTCCCGTCGCTGTACGTGTCCGTCATCTCCTACAACCCCGAGCTGATGCCGACGGATTTTGCGGTCGCGGTCGCCGGCGGACGGGCCGGAGTTCCTTTTCCCGCCATGCTGGAAGTACTCATTATGGAGGCTTCCATGGAAATTCTGCGCGAAGCGACGATCCGGCTGCCGCAGATGATCGGGGGCGCCTTGTCGATCGTCGGCGTACTCGTCGTCGGCCAAGCCGCCGTCTCGGCCGGCTTAGCAAGCCCGATTACGGTCGTCATCGTCGCCCTGACCACGATCGGGTCATTCGCTACACCGGCCTATAATGTGGCGATCGCCTTGCGTATGCTCCGGTTCCCCCTGATCATTCTCGCCGGCTTGTTCGGGCTGTACGGGGTGATGATCGGAAGTATTTTTATCATCAATCATTTGCTGTATCTCGAATCGTTCGGAGTCCCTTATCTAAAGTCGATTGTGGCCAAAAAACGGGCCGGGGTCAAGGATACCTTCGTTCGCGCTCCGCTCTGGTGGATGGGCAGACGCCCCGCCTATCTGCATGCGGTCGACGATACGCGGCGCGCCGAGGGCATGTTTGAGCACCAATTTGAAAAGATCATTCTTCCGGAGGGAAATCTCGATGCAAAGCGCAGGAAAAATCAGCACGATTCAACTGGCGGTCGTGATCAGTAGCACGATTTTCGGCTCTAATGTCTTAAGCTTTCCGAAAATCATGGCCGAAAGCGCCGGCACCGCAGCCCCGTTAATCACGGTGGCCGGAACGGCCTTTGCTGCGGTCAGCCTGTTCATCTTTGCGATCCTGAGCCAAAGGTTCAGCGACCGGACGATTTATGACTACAGCCGGAACCTGATCGGCAAATGGCCGGCTTTTTTCATCAATTCTTTGGTATTGGCCGTTTTTCTGATCACGACCGCCCTCGGACTCCGGCATACCGGTGAGGTGCTCTCCACCGTCGTCTTTCGCCAAACGCCCATCGAGATGAGCATTTTGCTGATGCTGCTTCTGGTCGCTTTCTCCTGCCGCCGGAACGTGCTTAAGTTTTGCTACGTGCATATTTTTTACTGGCCTTTCGTAATTACGCCGTTTTTGTTTCTGTTTCTGGTTTCCGCCAAATCGATCAATCCGCTGAATCTCATGCCGCTGCTGGGCAATGAGCCTGCGGATCTCGTCCCGTCGCTCTTTTCGTCGGCTTCCCTCTATTTGGGATCCTTTATCATCGCCATCCTGCTGCCTGTAACGGAAAAGCCAAAGAAGGCCCTAAAGGCAAGCGTTATCGCCATTTCGGTCGCGGGGGGAATGTATTTGCTGATCATCATTTCGGCCCTTGGCATATACGGGGTGGAAGAAACCAAGCTTCTGCTGTACCCGACCCTTGAAGTGGCCAGGTCCATTGAGCTCGGCGGCCAGGTCATCGAGCGCTTTGACGCGATCTTTATCATCATGTGGGTCATTAACATCTACTCGACGCTGTATTCCGGCTATTATTTATCGGCTTATTCGCTGTGCGAACTGCTGCGGGTAAAGGACCAGCGCATGACGTCGACCCTGCTGATTCCCGTCTTTTTCGGCATTTCCATGCTCCCGAATGATTTGTTTCAATTGTATGAGATCTCCCGGATCGCGGATTGGTCCAGCTATATTTTCCTGACGGGATACGGGCTGCTGCTTTTGGCGGTTTCGCTGGTTCGGCGCGGGAGGAGGACTTAACCATGAACAGGAGACTTGCCAAAAGATGCCTGCTTGGCCTGATGGCTTTAACCCTGCCGCTTAGCCTGTCCGGATGCTGGGATCAGGTTGAAATCGAAAACCGGGCGTTGGTGCTTGGCCTCGCCATCGACGAAGCTCCGCCGGAGAGCGCCAAGGAAGATCCGAAGGTAACCATCCTCAAAGACCAGCCGCCCAGCGCCAAAATGTTCCGGGTGACCGCGCAAATCGCCGTTCCCGGGCGCGTTCCTTTAGGGCCAAGCAGCGGAATGGGCGGCGGGAACGAGAACACCAATCCGGTCTGGGTCGTTCAAGTCATCGGTCACAGCCTGGACGAAGCGCTGAACAATTTGCAGCAGCAAATTGCCGATCCCCGCTATCTCGTGCATCTGCGGATTATCGTGATCAATGAAAGCATCGCCCGGCAAGGGCTCGATGAACTAAGCGATTTTCTGCGCCGCAACCCGGAAGTCCGCCGCCGTATCTGGCTGCTTGTTTCCGATATTGAAGCGGCAAGGCTGATGAAGGTGGCTCCTCCGCTGGAACGCGTACCGACGCTTTATCTCGATGCTATGGTGGAAAAAGCGGTCGATATGGGCAAGTTTCCTCCCAATTTTCTTGGGGCTTTCTGGGATGAGGAATCGAAATGGGGGCAGGACGGCTACCTGCCTTACGTCACCATTCAGGGCAAAGATAATATTTTGATCAAAGGGCTCGCGTATTTCAGCGCCGGACGTCTCGCCGGAACGAGCGATCCGATCGAAATCGGGGCTTTTATGGCGGCCAAAGGCCTGAATCCCGGCGGATACTCCACCCTGTATCATGTCCCCGGCATCGGTTACGTCATGACCAAGGTCACGGAGCGGCACACGCGGACCATCGTCAAAATCGTTGACGGCAAACCTCGCGTTTCCTTTAAAATTCATGTGGAATCCGTCCTTGACGAACACTTCGATTCCGGTCAAGCCATCGACAGTTCGGCGGACATCCGGCGTATTGAGAAAGCATTCGATCAAAAAGCGGCCGCCCTGATCAAAAGCTTTATCCGCAAAACCCAACGCGATCATTCGGATATTTTCGGAATCGGAGAATATGTCAGAGCCCACTACCGTTCCTTCTGGCGGGACAATATTCATCAAAAGCGCGATTGGGAGCTGATGTATTCGGACATTCCCGTTGATGTCGAAATCGAAAATACGATCCGCCGCGTCGGAATAAAGA from Paenibacillus macerans includes:
- a CDS encoding spore germination protein; translation: MLDWKRKYETFVEKQRQAGSSSSSSKDTGGQDGKRGNAKQLDISLERNLREVQVRLGDNTDLTVRKLHYGKREAALLYYSSLTDQKQIQEGIVRALMSAEGGREAGSGDDVLAAICEETVYINVGARSADWSALLEWMTKGHALLLLDGYAEAQTFDTRKIEKRGIEQPQTEQVIRGAREGFIEALETNLSLIRYRLQSASLKIETGDIGARTKSKVAVCYMDGIANPDLIGEVMRRLAKINIDGIIDTGYIEQFIEDQPLSPFPQIQNTERPDKTVAALLEGRVAILVDGSSFALIVPALFDQFFQTIDDYSERFLIASLLRFVRLAALMFSIFFPSLYVSVISYNPELMPTDFAVAVAGGRAGVPFPAMLEVLIMEASMEILREATIRLPQMIGGALSIVGVLVVGQAAVSAGLASPITVVIVALTTIGSFATPAYNVAIALRMLRFPLIILAGLFGLYGVMIGSIFIINHLLYLESFGVPYLKSIVAKKRAGVKDTFVRAPLWWMGRRPAYLHAVDDTRRAEGMFEHQFEKIILPEGNLDAKRRKNQHDSTGGRDQ
- a CDS encoding Ger(x)C family spore germination protein, whose translation is MNRRLAKRCLLGLMALTLPLSLSGCWDQVEIENRALVLGLAIDEAPPESAKEDPKVTILKDQPPSAKMFRVTAQIAVPGRVPLGPSSGMGGGNENTNPVWVVQVIGHSLDEALNNLQQQIADPRYLVHLRIIVINESIARQGLDELSDFLRRNPEVRRRIWLLVSDIEAARLMKVAPPLERVPTLYLDAMVEKAVDMGKFPPNFLGAFWDEESKWGQDGYLPYVTIQGKDNILIKGLAYFSAGRLAGTSDPIEIGAFMAAKGLNPGGYSTLYHVPGIGYVMTKVTERHTRTIVKIVDGKPRVSFKIHVESVLDEHFDSGQAIDSSADIRRIEKAFDQKAAALIKSFIRKTQRDHSDIFGIGEYVRAHYRSFWRDNIHQKRDWELMYSDIPVDVEIENTIRRVGIKSK
- the recQ gene encoding DNA helicase RecQ, which codes for MISQTANMEQARQLLQKYYGYPDFREGQRKIVESVLSGADTLGIMPTGGGKSICYQVPALLLPGLTLVVSPLISLMKDQVDALTAMGISAAYINSTLTGKEVNERIRTARRGELKLLYVAPERLELDWFREEMSGLTISCVAVDEAHCVSQWGHDFRTSYLAVSPFVQGLPQRPIIAAFTATATPEVMDDMVSLLRLAEPAVFVTGLGRDNLAMSVLRGENKREFVMNYANSHAHQPGIVYAATRKEVDDLYDRLRRSGIPAGRYHAGLSDKEREESQEAFLYDDIRVMVATNAFGMGIDKSNVRYVIHYNMPKNMEAYVQEAGRAGRDGEPSECILLFSPQDIMTQKFLIEQNPQDDSRKRNEYRKLQQMVEYCYQTKCLRWAMLDYFGEEHDHTPCGICSSCRDERELVDMTRDAQIVFSCIHRMRERFGVSLVSSVLKGSQNKKVLQYGFDSLPTYGMMRTRTEKEISELINVFIAEGYLALSEGQYPVVRLQPLAVEVLKSRHQVMLRAPEPAAGKQSGSGGGSRRRGYDDGPSAVNETIFEQLRLIRRDLAEKEHVPSYIIFNDATLREMSVVCPTREADMLKIKGVGEVKYRKYGKPFLEFFQNME
- a CDS encoding GerAB/ArcD/ProY family transporter; this encodes MQSAGKISTIQLAVVISSTIFGSNVLSFPKIMAESAGTAAPLITVAGTAFAAVSLFIFAILSQRFSDRTIYDYSRNLIGKWPAFFINSLVLAVFLITTALGLRHTGEVLSTVVFRQTPIEMSILLMLLLVAFSCRRNVLKFCYVHIFYWPFVITPFLFLFLVSAKSINPLNLMPLLGNEPADLVPSLFSSASLYLGSFIIAILLPVTEKPKKALKASVIAISVAGGMYLLIIISALGIYGVEETKLLLYPTLEVARSIELGGQVIERFDAIFIIMWVINIYSTLYSGYYLSAYSLCELLRVKDQRMTSTLLIPVFFGISMLPNDLFQLYEISRIADWSSYIFLTGYGLLLLAVSLVRRGRRT